The Geothrix sp. genome window below encodes:
- a CDS encoding sensor domain-containing protein, translating into MSLLSPSHPGFFEILSSRRAYTTLLYLLLSLATGILAFTYAVTGLSLSLGLAILIIGLPVALLFLSGTRFLAVAERHWLKALVGGEEAEVPPLLPVGEGWAARLGVLVRDRRTWTSLLYFVLLMPLGVVYFTVLVTLLTMGLALVAVPILSLLHATGTSSVDLGGPAWLAAHPTLTAVLCGLAGLTLVPLTLHLALLLGRFQTWLARHLLVCA; encoded by the coding sequence GTGTCCTTGTTGTCCCCCTCCCATCCCGGTTTCTTCGAGATCCTGAGTTCCCGCCGCGCCTACACCACCCTGCTCTACCTGCTGCTCTCCCTGGCCACGGGCATCCTCGCCTTCACCTACGCGGTGACGGGGCTCTCCCTCAGCCTGGGCCTGGCCATCCTGATCATCGGCCTTCCCGTGGCGCTGCTCTTCCTGTCCGGCACCCGCTTCCTGGCCGTGGCCGAGAGGCATTGGCTGAAGGCCCTGGTGGGTGGTGAGGAGGCCGAGGTCCCGCCCCTGCTGCCCGTCGGCGAGGGCTGGGCCGCACGGCTGGGGGTCCTGGTCCGCGACCGCCGCACCTGGACCAGCCTGCTCTACTTCGTGCTGCTCATGCCCCTGGGTGTCGTCTACTTCACGGTACTGGTCACCCTCCTCACCATGGGGCTGGCCCTCGTGGCGGTCCCGATCCTGAGCCTGCTCCATGCCACCGGCACCTCCAGCGTGGACCTCGGCGGCCCCGCCTGGCTGGCCGCCCATCCGACCCTGACGGCGGTCCTCTGCGGCCTGGCGGGCCTGACCCTCGTCCCCCTCACCCTGCACCTGGCCCTGCTGTTGGGCCGCTTCCAAACCTGGCTGGCCCGGCATCTGCTGGTCTGCGCCTGA
- a CDS encoding VOC family protein: MPKMIFVNLPVTDLKKSMAFYTSLGFTNNPTFSDETAACMVWSEAIYVMLLTHAKWHTFTTRAIPPSTSSEVMLTLSCESREAVDAMNTAAAANGGVSDINPIQDLGFMYGRDFTDPDGHTWGPMWMDPSAVPPGKQPG, translated from the coding sequence ATGCCCAAAATGATTTTCGTGAACCTGCCCGTCACCGATCTCAAGAAATCGATGGCGTTCTACACATCCCTTGGCTTTACCAACAATCCCACCTTCTCGGACGAGACTGCGGCCTGCATGGTGTGGAGCGAGGCCATCTATGTGATGCTCTTGACCCATGCCAAGTGGCACACCTTCACGACACGGGCCATTCCGCCATCAACCTCCAGTGAGGTGATGCTCACCCTCTCCTGCGAGAGCCGGGAGGCGGTGGATGCGATGAACACCGCGGCGGCCGCTAATGGCGGGGTGTCTGACATCAACCCCATTCAGGACCTTGGTTTCATGTACGGCCGCGATTTCACCGATCCGGACGGGCACACCTGGGGGCCGATGTGGATGGATCCGTCCGCGGTCCCGCCTGGCAAACAGCCCGGTTGA
- a CDS encoding dihydrofolate reductase family protein, which yields MRKLKIIEHMSLDGVIQHSADGDGFPYSDWTAPYRTPAGRDAMLAAYGGRFDLLLGRRTYDIWSGFWPKAPSSPMADALNAATKHIATHHPESLEWGPFEGLGPDILDDIRRIKSQDGPDLILSGSSTLTSPLLEHGLADEVLLAVYPVLLGTGKRFFAEGIPPLSFELVSTKALPSGITFNSYKASGPLKRPLKH from the coding sequence ATGCGAAAGCTCAAAATCATCGAACACATGTCGCTGGACGGCGTGATCCAGCATTCCGCCGATGGCGACGGTTTCCCCTACAGCGACTGGACTGCGCCTTATCGGACGCCTGCTGGCCGGGATGCCATGCTGGCGGCGTATGGCGGGCGTTTCGATCTGCTGCTTGGCCGCCGCACCTACGATATCTGGTCGGGCTTCTGGCCAAAGGCGCCGAGCAGTCCGATGGCCGACGCCCTCAACGCGGCGACGAAACATATCGCGACCCATCATCCGGAAAGCCTTGAGTGGGGACCGTTCGAGGGCCTTGGACCGGACATCTTGGACGACATCCGCCGCATCAAGTCGCAAGACGGCCCGGACCTCATCCTCTCGGGCAGCTCCACCCTGACTTCCCCGCTCCTCGAACACGGGCTTGCGGATGAAGTCCTGCTGGCCGTCTATCCAGTCCTGTTGGGCACGGGGAAGCGCTTCTTTGCAGAGGGAATCCCACCCCTTTCGTTCGAGCTTGTCAGCACGAAGGCCCTTCCCTCCGGCATCACCTTCAATTCGTACAAGGCCTCTGGGCCTTTGAAGCGGCCTTTGAAGCATTGA
- a CDS encoding SpoIIE family protein phosphatase yields the protein MTPLETRTLERLIARRDHLADLTSSRKEGQWVDLMRRADAAIGAIEIGTWGTCAVCHDPMSASRMAQDPLLTVCLECLSEAERRGLERDLQSAGKVQRTLLPPPHLVQNGWEVAYHWEPRGVVSGDHVDLIAPAAPGDPLHLLLGDVSGKGVAASLLQAHLHALFRALVPTGQPLPDLFRRANELFADATSSVSYATLAALRLASEGRFSIANAGHPRPLLADGRGVRPIEGGGLPLGLFCDSVYAERELTLRPGQTLLLYTDGWTEGSRDDREFGIGRAAAALRRSAGLPLPDLLAACRADLEHYLAGSPCGDDLTLVAVRRAAA from the coding sequence GTGACCCCTCTGGAAACCCGGACCCTCGAACGGCTCATCGCGCGCCGGGATCACCTGGCCGACCTGACCTCCTCGCGGAAGGAAGGCCAGTGGGTGGATCTGATGCGGCGGGCGGATGCGGCCATCGGCGCCATCGAGATCGGCACCTGGGGCACCTGTGCGGTGTGCCACGATCCCATGAGTGCCAGCCGCATGGCCCAGGACCCGCTGCTGACGGTCTGCCTGGAATGCCTGTCCGAGGCCGAGCGCCGGGGCCTGGAGCGGGACCTCCAATCCGCTGGCAAGGTGCAGCGCACCCTGCTGCCGCCGCCCCACCTGGTGCAGAACGGCTGGGAGGTGGCCTACCACTGGGAGCCCCGGGGCGTGGTGTCGGGCGACCATGTGGACTTGATCGCACCCGCCGCGCCTGGAGATCCCCTTCACCTGCTGCTGGGCGATGTGTCGGGGAAGGGGGTGGCCGCTTCCCTGCTGCAGGCCCACCTGCACGCCCTGTTCCGGGCACTGGTGCCCACCGGGCAACCGCTTCCGGACCTGTTCAGGCGGGCCAACGAGCTCTTCGCGGACGCCACCTCCTCGGTCAGCTATGCGACCCTGGCGGCCCTGCGGCTGGCTTCGGAGGGCCGCTTCTCGATCGCCAATGCGGGCCATCCCCGGCCGCTCCTCGCCGATGGCCGGGGCGTGCGGCCCATCGAGGGCGGCGGCCTTCCGCTGGGCCTGTTCTGCGATTCCGTCTACGCCGAACGGGAGCTGACGCTGCGCCCGGGCCAGACCCTGCTGCTCTACACGGACGGCTGGACGGAGGGCTCCCGGGACGACCGCGAGTTCGGCATCGGCCGGGCCGCCGCCGCCCTGCGCCGGAGCGCCGGGCTTCCCCTTCCGGACCTGCTGGCCGCCTGCCGGGCGGACCTTGAGCACTACCTGGCGGGATCGCCCTGCGGCGACGATCTCACCCTGGTGGCGGTGCGACGCGCCGCCGCCTGA
- a CDS encoding NADPH-dependent 2,4-dienoyl-CoA reductase: protein MPYPRLLAPLDLGFTMLRNRVLMGSMHTNLEEAKDGFAKLAAFYAERARGGVGLIVTGGIAPNLRGRLTPFGSQLSWPWQVGKHRKVTEAVHAEGGKIALQILHGGRYSYHPLSVAPSSVKSPITPFRPRALSERGIRATLRDYARCAALAKQAGYDGVEIMGSEGYLINEFIAARTNRRTDGWGGSYENRMRFPVEVVKAVRGAVGRDFIVIFRLSMLDLVPEGSTWEEVVRLAQAVEAAGATIINTGIGWHEARVPTIGAMVPRGAYAWVTKKLKGEVGVPLIATNRINTPEVAEELLASGCADMVSMARPLLADAEFVKKAAEDRAPDINTCIACNQACLDHVFQQKRATCLVNPRACYETELVFAPAYAPRRIAVAGGGAAGMSFACHAAERGHVVTLFEAGPELGGQLNLAKRVPGKEEFYEMLRYFGRRLATAGVTVRLGERATVELLSDYEEVILATGVRARTPDIPGLDHPKVISYPDLLSGRKTAGKTVAVIGAGGIGFDVAEFLVQPDATPQVERYLSEWGVDGTHDLRGGLLPAPQPPEPARQVFLLQRKTDRMGAGLGKTTGWIHRAGLKAMKVKMQGGIHYERIDDAGLWIRDGKDAGSKCLAVDSIVLCAGQVSERSLAEPLQALGRSVHLIGGADLAAELDAQRAIRQGAELAAKI, encoded by the coding sequence GTGCCCTACCCCCGCCTGCTGGCCCCCCTCGACCTCGGGTTCACCATGCTGCGCAACCGCGTGCTCATGGGCTCGATGCATACGAACCTGGAGGAGGCCAAGGACGGCTTCGCCAAGCTGGCGGCCTTCTACGCCGAGCGGGCCCGGGGCGGCGTGGGCCTCATCGTCACGGGCGGCATCGCTCCCAACCTGCGGGGCCGCCTCACGCCCTTCGGTTCCCAGCTCTCCTGGCCCTGGCAGGTGGGCAAGCACCGGAAGGTGACCGAAGCCGTCCACGCCGAGGGCGGGAAGATCGCGCTGCAGATCCTCCACGGCGGGCGCTACAGCTACCATCCCCTGAGCGTGGCGCCTTCCTCCGTGAAGAGCCCCATCACGCCCTTCCGGCCCCGGGCCCTTTCGGAGCGTGGCATCCGCGCGACCCTCCGCGACTACGCCCGCTGCGCGGCCCTGGCCAAGCAGGCCGGCTACGACGGCGTGGAGATCATGGGCAGCGAAGGCTACCTCATCAACGAATTCATCGCCGCCCGCACCAACCGCCGCACGGACGGCTGGGGGGGGTCCTACGAGAACCGCATGCGCTTCCCCGTGGAGGTGGTGAAGGCCGTGCGCGGCGCCGTGGGACGCGACTTCATCGTCATCTTCCGCCTCTCCATGCTGGACCTCGTGCCCGAGGGCAGCACCTGGGAGGAGGTGGTGCGGTTGGCCCAGGCCGTGGAAGCCGCGGGAGCCACGATCATCAACACGGGCATCGGATGGCACGAAGCCCGCGTGCCCACCATCGGCGCCATGGTGCCCCGCGGGGCCTATGCCTGGGTGACAAAGAAGCTCAAGGGCGAGGTGGGCGTCCCGCTCATCGCCACCAACCGCATCAACACGCCGGAGGTGGCCGAGGAGCTCCTGGCCAGCGGCTGCGCCGATATGGTGAGCATGGCGAGGCCCCTGCTGGCGGACGCGGAGTTCGTGAAGAAGGCCGCCGAGGACCGCGCCCCGGACATCAACACCTGCATCGCCTGCAACCAGGCCTGCCTGGATCATGTCTTCCAGCAGAAGCGGGCCACCTGCCTCGTGAACCCCCGGGCCTGCTACGAGACCGAGCTGGTCTTCGCGCCGGCCTACGCCCCCCGCCGCATCGCCGTGGCGGGCGGGGGCGCCGCGGGCATGAGCTTCGCCTGTCACGCCGCCGAGCGTGGCCATGTGGTCACCCTCTTCGAGGCGGGCCCGGAGCTGGGGGGCCAGCTCAACCTCGCCAAGCGCGTGCCGGGCAAGGAGGAGTTCTACGAGATGCTGCGCTACTTCGGGCGGCGCCTGGCCACCGCGGGGGTGACTGTGCGGCTGGGTGAGCGGGCCACCGTGGAGCTGCTCTCGGACTACGAGGAGGTCATCCTCGCCACGGGCGTGCGGGCCCGGACGCCCGACATCCCGGGCCTCGACCACCCCAAGGTGATCAGCTATCCGGACCTGCTCTCCGGGCGGAAGACGGCCGGAAAGACCGTGGCCGTCATCGGAGCCGGGGGCATCGGATTTGATGTGGCCGAGTTCCTGGTGCAGCCTGACGCCACCCCCCAGGTCGAACGGTACCTGAGCGAGTGGGGGGTGGACGGCACCCACGACCTCCGGGGCGGCCTGCTCCCCGCGCCCCAGCCACCGGAGCCCGCGCGTCAGGTCTTCCTGTTGCAGCGCAAGACCGACCGCATGGGCGCCGGGCTCGGCAAGACCACCGGCTGGATCCACCGCGCCGGCCTGAAGGCCATGAAGGTGAAGATGCAGGGGGGCATCCACTACGAGCGCATCGACGACGCGGGCCTCTGGATCCGCGATGGCAAGGATGCCGGATCCAAGTGTCTGGCCGTGGACAGCATCGTCCTCTGCGCAGGCCAGGTCTCCGAGCGCAGCCTCGCGGAGCCCCTGCAGGCCCTGGGCCGTTCGGTGCACCTGATCGGTGGCGCCGACCTGGCCGCCGAACTCGATGCCCAGCGCGCCATCCGGCAGGGGGCCGAGCTGGCGGCGAAGATCTGA
- a CDS encoding crosslink repair DNA glycosylase YcaQ family protein translates to MLPLVSASAAQRLFLGAQGLLDDPGRRATVPSLQALIERLGFVQVDTINILARAHDLTLFSRLDGYRPEQLKKLLEDKRSLFEGFTHDASAIPTVWFPHWKPRFERDRARIHAHAWWQHHFRGTDGGRVVADVKARITQEGPLKSSDFEHPEKRGPWWGWKPQKAALDFLWRTGELAIPRREGFQKLYDLTERVLPDHHDRPCPGPAEHLEWACATAAERLWLFTPKELADFWAVIEAPEARAWCRAAEAEGRIVPVAVEGVDGETRPAYALADWETRLARLPDPPDRTRLLCPFDPILRDRTRALRRFGFDYRFEAFVPEPKRQYGYFVLPILEGGRLVGRLDPKLHRDRGVLEIKGLWWEPGIKATKARRRGLDEALERLAAFVGAEQIELPA, encoded by the coding sequence GTGCTCCCTCTCGTCTCCGCTTCCGCCGCCCAGCGCCTCTTCCTGGGGGCCCAGGGCCTGCTGGACGATCCCGGCCGCCGGGCCACCGTGCCCTCGCTCCAGGCCCTCATCGAACGGCTGGGCTTCGTGCAGGTGGACACCATCAACATCCTGGCGCGGGCCCATGATCTGACGCTCTTCAGCCGCCTGGATGGCTACCGGCCCGAGCAGCTGAAAAAGCTGCTGGAGGACAAGCGGAGTCTCTTCGAGGGCTTCACCCACGATGCCTCCGCCATCCCCACGGTCTGGTTCCCGCACTGGAAGCCCCGGTTCGAGCGGGACCGGGCGCGCATCCATGCCCACGCCTGGTGGCAGCACCACTTCCGCGGCACGGACGGCGGGCGCGTGGTGGCCGATGTGAAAGCCCGCATCACGCAGGAAGGCCCCCTGAAGTCCTCGGACTTCGAGCATCCGGAGAAGCGCGGTCCCTGGTGGGGGTGGAAACCCCAGAAGGCCGCCCTGGATTTCCTCTGGCGCACCGGCGAACTGGCGATACCGCGCCGCGAAGGCTTCCAGAAGCTCTACGACCTCACCGAGCGCGTGCTGCCGGATCATCACGACCGGCCCTGCCCCGGCCCGGCCGAACATCTGGAGTGGGCCTGCGCCACCGCCGCCGAACGGCTCTGGCTCTTCACGCCGAAGGAGCTGGCGGATTTCTGGGCGGTGATCGAGGCGCCCGAGGCCCGGGCCTGGTGCCGGGCCGCGGAGGCCGAGGGGCGCATCGTGCCCGTGGCGGTGGAGGGGGTCGATGGCGAAACCCGCCCCGCCTACGCGCTGGCGGACTGGGAAACCCGCCTGGCCCGGCTGCCCGACCCTCCGGACCGCACCCGCCTGCTCTGCCCCTTCGACCCCATCCTGCGCGACCGGACGAGGGCGCTGCGCCGCTTCGGATTCGACTACCGCTTCGAGGCCTTCGTGCCCGAGCCCAAGCGCCAGTACGGCTACTTCGTGCTGCCCATCCTCGAGGGCGGCCGCCTGGTGGGCCGCCTCGATCCCAAGCTGCACCGCGACCGCGGCGTCTTGGAGATCAAGGGGCTCTGGTGGGAGCCCGGGATCAAGGCCACCAAGGCCCGCCGGCGCGGCTTGGACGAGGCCCTGGAGCGGCTGGCGGCCTTCGTGGGGGCCGAGCAGATCGAGCTTCCCGCTTGA
- a CDS encoding VOC family protein, with protein MSKNTICLWYERDAEEAARFYTGIFPQSHLGAIHKAPSDYPDGKTGDTLVVEFIVAGIPCIGLNGGPQFKPSEAFSFQIATEDQEETDRYWNAIVGNDGQESQCGWCKDKWGVSWQITPRILTEAMARGGQVAKRAFKAMMPMKKIDIASIEEAIRG; from the coding sequence ATGAGCAAGAACACGATCTGTCTGTGGTACGAGCGTGACGCAGAAGAAGCGGCACGCTTCTACACCGGGATCTTCCCGCAGAGCCATCTCGGAGCCATCCACAAGGCCCCTTCGGACTATCCGGATGGCAAAACGGGCGACACCTTGGTCGTGGAGTTCATTGTCGCGGGAATACCGTGCATTGGCTTGAATGGCGGGCCTCAATTCAAACCCAGCGAGGCCTTTTCGTTCCAGATCGCGACGGAGGACCAAGAGGAGACGGACCGGTATTGGAACGCGATTGTCGGAAACGATGGCCAGGAAAGCCAATGTGGCTGGTGCAAGGACAAGTGGGGCGTCAGCTGGCAGATCACGCCGCGCATTCTGACCGAGGCGATGGCGAGGGGCGGCCAGGTCGCGAAGCGTGCCTTCAAGGCCATGATGCCCATGAAGAAAATCGACATCGCTTCAATTGAAGAGGCCATACGAGGTTGA
- a CDS encoding DUF4342 domain-containing protein produces the protein MPTDAASGRTRTEEFKLEGGKVLDKIKELIHQGNIRRIILKNEEGKTLIEIPLTLGLVGAALLPIFAAVGALAAVLTRMVIVVEKTEGD, from the coding sequence ATGCCCACCGACGCCGCATCCGGCCGCACCCGAACCGAGGAATTCAAGCTCGAGGGCGGCAAGGTCCTCGACAAGATCAAAGAGCTCATCCACCAGGGCAACATCCGGCGGATCATCCTGAAGAACGAAGAGGGCAAGACCCTCATCGAGATCCCGCTGACCCTGGGCCTGGTGGGCGCGGCGCTGCTGCCGATCTTCGCCGCCGTGGGGGCCCTGGCCGCGGTGCTCACGCGCATGGTGATCGTGGTGGAGAAGACCGAGGGCGACTGA
- a CDS encoding RNA polymerase sigma factor — protein MESARLIAGLLRMVRDLDLAEELAQDALVAALEQWPGTGVPDNPGAWLMATAKHRAIDRLRRIKLMELKHEALGRELEAQQETAMEAFHAGLDDPIGDDLLRLMFIACHPRLSPEARTALTLRLLGGLTTEEIARAFLVPEPTVAQRIVRAKRTLAEARVPFEGPHGAELRDRLASVLEVIYLIFNEGYSATAGEDWIRPGLCEEALRLGRILAGLVPQEPEAHGLVALLEIQASRLRARVGPDGEPILLLDQDRGRWDQLLIRRGLAALERAHAQALALGEPPGPYALQATIAGCHARARTAADTDWARIAALYETLAHLTPSPIVELNRAVALGMASGPAAGLEIVDALTSEPALQSYHLLPSIRGDLLAKLGRAREARSEFQRAAGLVRNARERKLLLDRAAACGDA, from the coding sequence ATGGAATCCGCCCGGCTCATCGCGGGGCTCCTGCGGATGGTGCGCGACCTCGATCTGGCGGAGGAACTCGCCCAGGATGCCCTCGTCGCCGCCCTCGAGCAGTGGCCCGGAACGGGAGTCCCCGACAACCCCGGGGCCTGGCTCATGGCCACGGCCAAGCACCGGGCCATCGACCGGCTGCGGCGAATCAAGCTGATGGAGCTGAAGCACGAGGCCCTGGGACGGGAACTCGAGGCCCAGCAGGAGACGGCCATGGAGGCCTTCCACGCCGGACTGGATGATCCCATCGGGGACGACCTGTTGCGGCTCATGTTCATCGCCTGCCATCCGCGGCTCTCGCCCGAGGCCAGGACCGCGCTCACCCTGCGCCTGCTGGGGGGCCTGACGACCGAGGAGATCGCCCGCGCCTTCCTCGTACCGGAGCCCACCGTCGCGCAGCGCATCGTCCGGGCCAAGCGGACCCTGGCCGAGGCCCGGGTTCCCTTCGAAGGGCCCCACGGGGCCGAGCTCCGCGACCGCCTGGCCTCGGTGCTGGAAGTGATCTACCTCATCTTCAACGAAGGCTACTCGGCCACCGCCGGCGAGGACTGGATCCGGCCCGGGCTCTGCGAAGAGGCCCTGCGGCTCGGCCGCATCCTGGCCGGGCTGGTCCCGCAGGAGCCGGAGGCCCACGGCCTGGTCGCCCTCCTGGAGATCCAGGCCTCCCGGCTGCGCGCGCGCGTGGGGCCCGACGGCGAACCCATCCTCCTGCTCGACCAGGATCGCGGACGGTGGGACCAGCTCCTCATCCGGCGCGGCCTGGCCGCCCTCGAGCGGGCCCATGCGCAGGCCCTGGCGCTGGGCGAGCCCCCGGGCCCCTACGCGCTGCAGGCGACCATCGCCGGCTGCCACGCGCGCGCCCGTACGGCCGCCGACACCGACTGGGCCCGCATCGCCGCCCTCTACGAGACGCTCGCCCACCTCACCCCCTCGCCCATCGTGGAGCTGAACCGGGCCGTGGCACTGGGCATGGCCTCCGGTCCCGCGGCGGGTCTCGAGATCGTCGACGCGCTCACCTCTGAGCCGGCGCTCCAGAGCTATCACCTGCTCCCGAGCATCCGAGGCGACCTCCTCGCGAAGCTGGGGCGCGCCAGGGAGGCCCGGAGCGAGTTCCAGCGGGCGGCCGGTCTCGTGCGGAACGCCCGGGAGCGGAAGCTGCTCCTCGACCGGGCCGCCGCCTGCGGCGACGCCTGA
- a CDS encoding DinB family protein, whose product MAQTQTLTSTGLADQLERGFRGGAWHGPAVMELLAGADASLAQWRPGPASHSMAELAGHLAYWLADAERQIVGAPRLQGGPGSDWGPAAMDSEAAWQAVCAALEEAHGRLRTAVLQLEESRFDEARAGSDTTIRGLLMGTLQHNAYHAGQIALLRKLAEAAGGRPS is encoded by the coding sequence ATGGCCCAGACCCAAACCTTGACCTCCACCGGTCTGGCGGACCAGCTTGAGCGCGGTTTCCGAGGCGGCGCCTGGCATGGGCCGGCCGTAATGGAGCTGCTTGCGGGCGCCGATGCGTCGTTGGCCCAGTGGCGACCGGGCCCCGCCAGCCACTCCATGGCGGAGCTCGCGGGCCATCTGGCGTACTGGCTCGCGGATGCGGAGCGGCAGATCGTCGGCGCCCCCCGTCTGCAGGGTGGACCGGGTTCCGATTGGGGTCCCGCCGCGATGGACTCCGAAGCCGCCTGGCAGGCGGTCTGCGCAGCCCTGGAGGAGGCCCATGGCCGCTTGAGGACCGCCGTCCTCCAGTTGGAGGAAAGCCGCTTCGACGAGGCCAGAGCGGGCTCCGACACCACGATCCGCGGCCTTCTGATGGGCACATTGCAGCACAACGCCTACCACGCGGGCCAGATCGCCCTGTTGCGGAAGCTGGCGGAGGCGGCCGGCGGGAGGCCGTCGTGA
- a CDS encoding MurR/RpiR family transcriptional regulator translates to MSASKTPLLNRLHGAQGLSPSQRQIADCLIAHMNEAALWGVEELAAKSQTCVATVVRFAKKLEYSGYLEMRKALVSVAKKHYGRGEQLLQAPRQASATLLEVARRDVRNIETLVQAVNEDLLQRVVKQLKGSRIRVAIGDGVSALMARQLAYLLINTGLPVVEGNPADFATQVGMLDGRDLLIAISINPYTQETLDAAAYARKRGIPVLVFTDSLNSPLAKSATLALPIPGENLLFSHSVTAFGVLAHAIATSIASQAPQKALSKLREVERVAQRKFAKT, encoded by the coding sequence ATGTCCGCCTCGAAGACCCCCCTGCTGAACCGCCTGCATGGTGCCCAGGGGTTGTCCCCCAGCCAACGCCAGATCGCCGACTGCCTCATCGCCCACATGAACGAGGCGGCCCTCTGGGGCGTGGAGGAGCTGGCCGCCAAGTCGCAGACCTGCGTGGCCACCGTGGTGCGATTCGCGAAGAAGCTGGAGTACTCCGGCTATCTGGAGATGCGGAAGGCCCTCGTCAGCGTCGCCAAGAAACACTACGGCCGGGGCGAGCAGCTCCTGCAGGCCCCCCGGCAGGCGTCCGCCACGCTCCTGGAGGTGGCCCGGCGCGATGTGCGGAACATCGAAACCCTCGTCCAGGCCGTGAACGAGGATCTCCTCCAGCGCGTGGTGAAGCAGCTGAAGGGCAGCCGCATCCGCGTGGCCATCGGGGATGGCGTCTCGGCCCTCATGGCCCGGCAACTGGCCTACCTCCTGATCAACACCGGCCTGCCGGTGGTGGAGGGCAACCCTGCTGATTTCGCCACCCAGGTGGGGATGCTTGATGGCCGGGACCTGCTCATCGCCATCAGCATCAACCCCTACACGCAGGAGACCCTCGACGCCGCCGCCTATGCCCGCAAGCGGGGCATTCCGGTCCTGGTGTTCACGGACAGCCTCAACTCGCCCCTGGCCAAGTCGGCCACCCTGGCCCTGCCCATCCCCGGCGAGAACCTCCTCTTCTCCCACAGCGTGACGGCCTTCGGCGTCCTGGCCCATGCCATCGCCACTTCCATCGCCAGCCAAGCCCCGCAGAAGGCCCTGAGCAAGCTGCGCGAGGTCGAGCGGGTGGCCCAGCGGAAGTTCGCCAAGACCTGA
- a CDS encoding YciI family protein translates to MPYMLLILESRAQRPSRTPEEGHAVYDRMVRFSEDLQARGLLLATNSLRSDREGVRVQVREGRCTLLDGPFSESKEMVGGFFYLDCQTRDEAVAIAATCPAAEWATVEVREVGPCYDN, encoded by the coding sequence ATGCCCTACATGCTGCTGATCCTGGAATCGCGGGCGCAGCGCCCGAGCCGGACCCCAGAGGAGGGGCATGCCGTCTATGACCGGATGGTTCGTTTCTCGGAGGATCTGCAGGCCCGCGGCCTGCTCCTGGCCACCAACTCGCTCCGATCCGACCGGGAGGGCGTGCGGGTGCAGGTGCGGGAGGGTCGATGCACCCTCCTGGATGGTCCCTTCTCCGAGTCCAAGGAAATGGTCGGGGGCTTCTTCTACCTGGATTGCCAAACCCGGGATGAGGCTGTCGCCATCGCGGCGACCTGCCCCGCCGCGGAATGGGCCACCGTCGAGGTCCGGGAAGTCGGCCCCTGCTACGACAATTGA
- a CDS encoding ABATE domain-containing protein, translating to MDETPALAAQGPFELSGGDLCLDFVNTWGDRGRPETDGLQTYPQLVAFARQTGLIDPVGEAALATRAAAKAPAAAAAIEAARSLREALYGIFSARAQDREIPGPDLARLNAALREALPNLRLGLQGRTLVWHWRPDAAALTSPLWPIARAAADLLTQATAPVRECGGAHCTWLFLDQSRGRSRRWCSMASCGNRAKARRHYRRTKHDPPAGG from the coding sequence GTGGACGAAACCCCTGCCCTGGCCGCCCAAGGCCCCTTCGAGCTGTCGGGGGGCGATCTCTGCCTGGATTTCGTGAACACCTGGGGTGACCGCGGCCGGCCCGAGACGGACGGGCTGCAGACCTATCCGCAGCTGGTGGCCTTCGCCCGGCAGACCGGCCTGATCGACCCCGTGGGCGAGGCGGCGTTGGCCACCCGGGCCGCCGCCAAGGCCCCGGCCGCCGCGGCGGCGATCGAGGCCGCCCGGAGCCTGCGCGAGGCGCTGTACGGCATCTTCTCCGCCCGGGCCCAGGACCGGGAGATCCCAGGCCCGGACCTGGCCCGGCTCAATGCGGCTCTCCGGGAAGCCCTGCCGAACCTGCGCCTCGGCCTCCAGGGGAGGACGCTGGTCTGGCATTGGCGACCCGATGCCGCGGCTCTGACCTCGCCCCTCTGGCCCATCGCCCGGGCCGCGGCGGACCTGCTCACCCAGGCCACGGCGCCCGTGCGGGAATGCGGCGGGGCCCATTGCACCTGGCTGTTCCTCGACCAGAGCCGCGGCCGGTCCCGGCGCTGGTGTTCCATGGCCAGCTGCGGCAACCGCGCCAAGGCCCGCCGCCACTATCGTCGGACCAAGCATGACCCCCCGGCAGGGGGCTAG